A single genomic interval of Spirosoma taeanense harbors:
- a CDS encoding sensor histidine kinase, producing the protein MTLLENLRQFPAFENVPDEQLQWLIDRAEEQTYGQEEVIYAPDIPVDHLMLLLDGRIRIDGPNGVSDEIASYEPHSVLGVLPFSRIKTIPNRLVAEKPARVLRLHRDHVRELAHTHYELTEALVHQMTTRVRDFTRQVQQNEKMASLGRLSAGLAHELNNPVAAVVRSADTLRQHLRATPEAFKTIMHLKLSDQQVDSVNEVIFRKIDQKPPILTLLQRSSLEDEVTDWLDDQGVDDSLDMAGPLVDFGFTVDDLEWMLERIGDENLAGVVAWLVNNLVTEKLVTDISEASKRISALVGSIKNYTHMDRGVGKERVQLADGIRNTLTLLDHKLKKKQIAVTLHVPDDLPAVCGWPGELNQVWTNLIDNAIDALPEGGQLTIDCELDQRAEGMAFVLTKVIDNGAGIPEDIRDKIFEPFFTTKEIGAGTGLGLDIVQGVVKHHNGSIKVQSEPGRTEFSVCLPVE; encoded by the coding sequence ATGACCCTGCTCGAAAATCTTCGCCAGTTTCCGGCCTTTGAGAACGTACCCGATGAGCAGCTCCAATGGCTGATTGACCGCGCTGAGGAGCAGACGTATGGACAGGAAGAGGTCATTTATGCGCCCGATATACCGGTTGATCATCTGATGCTGCTGCTAGACGGGCGAATTCGTATCGACGGGCCGAACGGGGTCAGTGACGAGATTGCTTCTTACGAACCTCATTCCGTTCTGGGCGTGCTGCCTTTTTCGCGGATTAAAACCATTCCCAACCGGCTCGTTGCCGAAAAACCGGCCCGGGTACTTCGGCTTCACCGCGATCACGTTCGCGAACTGGCCCATACGCATTATGAACTGACGGAGGCTCTTGTGCATCAGATGACCACGCGCGTCCGGGACTTTACGCGGCAGGTTCAGCAGAACGAAAAAATGGCGTCGCTAGGACGGCTCTCGGCGGGGCTGGCGCATGAACTGAACAACCCGGTGGCGGCCGTCGTGCGGTCGGCCGATACGCTCCGCCAGCACCTGCGCGCCACGCCCGAAGCCTTCAAAACGATTATGCACCTGAAGCTGAGCGACCAGCAGGTGGATTCGGTAAACGAGGTAATTTTCAGGAAAATAGATCAGAAGCCGCCCATCCTGACGTTGCTGCAGCGGAGTAGTCTGGAAGACGAAGTGACCGACTGGCTCGACGATCAGGGTGTCGATGATAGTCTGGATATGGCCGGACCCCTGGTCGATTTTGGCTTTACGGTCGATGATCTGGAGTGGATGCTGGAGCGCATCGGCGACGAGAATCTGGCGGGCGTGGTAGCCTGGCTGGTGAATAATCTGGTGACCGAAAAACTGGTAACGGACATCAGCGAAGCCTCCAAACGAATTTCGGCTCTGGTCGGCTCCATTAAAAATTATACTCACATGGATCGGGGAGTAGGCAAAGAACGGGTTCAACTGGCCGATGGGATCCGGAATACGCTAACGCTCCTGGATCATAAGCTGAAAAAGAAACAAATTGCCGTTACGTTGCACGTTCCCGACGATCTGCCAGCCGTCTGCGGCTGGCCGGGTGAACTCAATCAGGTCTGGACCAACCTCATCGACAACGCCATTGATGCCCTGCCCGAAGGTGGACAATTGACTATTGATTGCGAACTTGACCAGCGGGCCGAAGGGATGGCGTTTGTGCTGACAAAAGTGATTGATAACGGCGCGGGCATCCCCGAGGACATTCGGGATAAAATATTTGAGCCCTTTTTCACAACTAAGGAAATAGGCGCCGGAACGGGACTTGGGCTCGACATCGTGCAGGGGGTTGTGAAACACCACAATGGCTCCATCAAGGTACAGTCGGAGCCGGGGCGAACAGAGTTCTCGGTTTGCCTGCCCGTCGAATAA
- a CDS encoding ChaN family lipoprotein, translating to MRFVLLLLCLLVFSFRPDKPAYRLYDPNLKAATYDKLLRRAADADVVLFGELHNNPICHWLELQLTKDLQARKKGALVLGAEMFEADNQTALTDYVQGRTTGKELATQARLWPNFDTDYKPITDFAREQKIPFIATNVPRRYASLVARQGLTALDTLSTEAKGQMAPLPLTVDLTLPGYKAMLDMMNGSAHSGSKGTASNPHQGSTDQAANFARAQAIKDATMAYFILQNLKPGQTMLHLNGDYHSKNFEGIVWYLRQQRPDLNVVTLSSVELLDTEKPTSENRNLADFVLAIPADMTKTY from the coding sequence ATGCGCTTCGTCCTGCTATTACTTTGTCTGCTGGTCTTTAGTTTTAGGCCCGACAAACCCGCTTACCGGCTTTATGATCCGAACTTAAAAGCGGCTACCTACGATAAACTGCTGCGCCGGGCGGCCGATGCCGACGTGGTGCTGTTCGGCGAGCTGCACAACAATCCCATCTGCCACTGGCTCGAACTCCAGCTCACCAAAGACCTGCAGGCCCGGAAGAAAGGCGCTCTGGTCCTGGGTGCCGAAATGTTTGAGGCCGACAACCAGACTGCCTTAACGGATTACGTTCAGGGGCGCACGACCGGCAAAGAACTGGCCACCCAGGCCCGGCTGTGGCCTAATTTCGACACCGACTACAAACCCATTACTGATTTTGCCCGCGAGCAGAAGATTCCGTTCATCGCCACTAACGTACCGCGCCGGTACGCCAGTCTGGTTGCACGCCAGGGTCTGACCGCCCTCGATACGCTATCGACCGAGGCAAAAGGCCAGATGGCGCCACTGCCCCTGACGGTCGATCTGACGCTGCCCGGCTATAAGGCCATGCTCGACATGATGAATGGTTCGGCACATAGCGGCAGCAAGGGCACCGCCAGCAATCCGCACCAGGGCAGCACCGATCAGGCCGCTAACTTTGCCCGTGCTCAGGCCATTAAGGACGCCACAATGGCTTATTTTATCCTGCAAAATCTGAAGCCCGGCCAGACAATGCTGCACCTCAACGGCGACTATCACTCCAAGAATTTTGAGGGGATTGTCTGGTATTTACGTCAGCAGCGACCCGACCTGAATGTTGTTACCCTCTCGTCGGTCGAGTTGCTCGACACTGAAAAGCCTACCTCCGAAAATCGGAATCTGGCCGACTTTGTATTGGCGATTCCTGCTGACATGACCAAGACCTATTAA
- a CDS encoding FAD-dependent oxidoreductase: MKLPILFSIDDDPQVLQAIQHDLRQQYRKQYRIMCTSSGQEALDSLGELKKKGEEVALFLSDQRMPGITGVEFLAQARKVFPNAKRVLLTAYSDIDAAVRAINDVQLDYYIAKPWDPPGEKLYPVLDDLLEAWQADYRPAFEGLKLIGYQFSPQSHELKDFLAGNLFPYQWYDVETNPQAQELLGLHQVESKDLPVVVFEDGTVLAQPTLSSLGEKLGLTPKASQDLYDLAIIGAGPAGLAAAVYGGSEGLKTILIDKRAPGGQAGTSSRIENYLGFPNGLSGAELTRRAITQAQRFGVEFLAPQEVVSIQSRGQYKDINMADGSKVVARAILLSTGVAYHKLENESLDKFTGAGVYYGAATTEAYAFKGQPVYVVGGGNSAGQGAMYLSRTASEVFICIRRPDLSETMSQYLIDQIERTPNITVLGCTEVTEGLGQERLECLVLENMDSKERRTVKAAGLFIFIGTKPLTDWIEMNIIKDPKGFIATGRDLAKYADFKKVWRYNREPYLLETCSAGIFAAGDVRAGAMNRVASAVGEGAMAVSFVHKYLADT; the protein is encoded by the coding sequence ATGAAACTACCCATCCTTTTTTCTATTGATGATGACCCGCAGGTGCTGCAGGCCATTCAGCACGACCTGCGGCAGCAATACCGGAAGCAGTACCGGATCATGTGTACCAGTTCGGGACAGGAAGCGCTCGATTCGCTGGGCGAGCTGAAAAAGAAAGGGGAAGAGGTCGCCCTGTTTCTGTCCGATCAGCGGATGCCCGGTATAACCGGCGTGGAGTTTCTGGCGCAGGCCCGAAAGGTATTTCCGAATGCCAAACGGGTGTTGTTAACGGCCTATTCAGACATTGACGCGGCTGTCCGGGCTATTAACGACGTGCAGCTCGATTATTACATTGCCAAGCCCTGGGATCCTCCCGGCGAAAAACTATACCCGGTGCTCGATGATCTGCTGGAGGCCTGGCAGGCCGATTACCGCCCCGCTTTTGAAGGGCTGAAACTAATTGGCTATCAGTTTTCGCCCCAGTCGCATGAGCTGAAAGATTTTCTGGCGGGTAACCTGTTTCCTTACCAATGGTATGACGTGGAAACGAACCCGCAGGCACAGGAGTTGCTTGGCTTGCATCAGGTAGAGTCTAAAGACCTGCCAGTCGTCGTGTTTGAGGACGGAACTGTACTGGCGCAACCCACGCTCAGCAGTTTGGGCGAAAAGCTGGGCCTTACGCCCAAAGCTTCCCAGGACTTATACGATCTGGCCATCATCGGCGCTGGTCCGGCCGGGCTGGCAGCCGCAGTATATGGCGGCTCCGAAGGGCTAAAAACTATCCTGATCGACAAGCGGGCACCAGGTGGACAGGCGGGCACCAGCTCGCGGATTGAAAACTACCTGGGCTTTCCGAACGGGCTGAGCGGAGCTGAGCTTACCCGGCGGGCTATTACTCAGGCGCAACGGTTTGGGGTGGAGTTTCTGGCTCCGCAGGAGGTCGTCTCGATTCAGTCACGCGGGCAATACAAAGACATAAACATGGCCGACGGCTCGAAGGTCGTGGCGCGGGCGATCCTGCTCAGTACGGGCGTTGCCTACCATAAGTTAGAAAACGAAAGTCTCGACAAATTCACTGGGGCGGGGGTGTATTATGGTGCGGCCACAACCGAAGCCTACGCGTTTAAAGGGCAGCCGGTTTACGTCGTCGGCGGGGGAAACTCGGCCGGGCAGGGGGCCATGTATCTCTCCCGAACGGCCTCGGAGGTATTTATCTGCATTCGGCGGCCCGACCTGTCGGAAACAATGTCTCAGTATTTGATCGATCAGATTGAGCGCACCCCGAATATCACCGTACTGGGGTGTACGGAAGTGACCGAAGGGCTGGGTCAGGAGCGGCTGGAATGTCTGGTGCTGGAAAACATGGACTCGAAGGAGCGTCGGACGGTGAAAGCAGCCGGGCTGTTTATTTTCATTGGCACCAAGCCCCTGACCGACTGGATTGAGATGAATATTATTAAAGACCCGAAAGGGTTTATTGCCACTGGCCGGGATCTGGCCAAATACGCCGATTTCAAAAAGGTCTGGCGATATAATCGGGAACCCTATCTGCTCGAAACCTGCAGCGCGGGCATTTTTGCGGCCGGCGACGTGCGGGCTGGTGCCATGAACCGCGTAGCGTCGGCTGTAGGCGAGGGCGCTATGGCGGTGAGTTTTGTCCACAAGTATTTAGCCGATACCTAA
- a CDS encoding UBP-type zinc finger domain-containing protein, translating into MHLRTCQQCGTTLCCDSSPNKHATKHFQASGHPVVASAEPGERWLWCYVDEQMAQY; encoded by the coding sequence GTGCATCTGCGTACCTGCCAGCAGTGCGGCACCACGCTTTGCTGCGATTCGTCGCCCAATAAACATGCGACAAAACACTTTCAGGCCAGTGGTCACCCCGTTGTGGCATCGGCCGAGCCGGGCGAACGGTGGCTATGGTGTTACGTAGATGAACAAATGGCTCAGTACTGA
- the egtB gene encoding ergothioneine biosynthesis protein EgtB: MIAEQTLTDQYLRVRAHSEAICRGLETEDYVVQPIVDVSPPKWHLGHTTWFWETFVLVPNAPGYRIYHEDFSFVFNSYYESVGRRVLRTDRGNLSRPTVAGVYAYRAYVDEHMSRFLDTADIAPELYALIELGFNHEQQHQELLITDIKYILGHNPLFPAVEMPITEHRPESPASAVSLAEGIYTIGHRGNGFCFDNELAPHKVYVNDTILSGNLVTNADYLAFIEAGGYQNFRFWLSDGWAWVKANDVQAPLYWHRVEGEWWNYTFDGLKPVDKDVPVCHVSQYEADAYARWKGQRLPTEFEWEAAAQQLAWVSRWEWTNSAYMPYPGFTTAEGAVGEYNGKFMSGQIVLRGASVATPEGHSRPTYRNFFQPDKRWQYTGIRLTSQ; the protein is encoded by the coding sequence ATGATTGCCGAACAAACGCTTACTGACCAGTACCTCCGTGTACGGGCGCATTCAGAAGCCATTTGCCGGGGCCTGGAAACAGAAGATTACGTTGTTCAGCCCATCGTGGACGTCAGTCCGCCGAAATGGCACCTGGGGCATACAACCTGGTTCTGGGAAACGTTTGTGCTGGTTCCCAACGCGCCCGGCTATCGAATTTACCACGAAGATTTCAGCTTCGTTTTCAACAGCTATTACGAAAGCGTAGGCAGGCGGGTGCTGCGGACGGACCGGGGCAATCTCAGCCGCCCGACCGTAGCCGGCGTTTATGCTTACCGTGCTTACGTCGATGAGCACATGAGCCGGTTTCTGGATACGGCCGATATCGCTCCGGAGCTATATGCGCTGATTGAACTCGGTTTTAACCACGAGCAGCAGCACCAGGAGCTGCTCATTACCGACATTAAATACATTCTGGGACATAACCCTCTGTTTCCAGCGGTCGAAATGCCTATCACGGAGCATCGGCCGGAATCGCCCGCTTCAGCGGTAAGCCTTGCCGAAGGCATTTATACCATCGGCCACCGGGGCAACGGATTTTGCTTCGATAATGAGCTGGCTCCCCATAAGGTTTACGTTAATGATACGATTCTGTCGGGAAATCTGGTGACGAACGCCGACTACCTGGCGTTTATCGAGGCCGGCGGGTATCAGAACTTTCGCTTTTGGCTGTCCGACGGCTGGGCGTGGGTAAAAGCAAATGACGTTCAGGCTCCTTTATACTGGCACCGCGTGGAGGGCGAGTGGTGGAACTATACGTTCGATGGACTGAAACCAGTTGATAAAGACGTTCCGGTTTGCCACGTCAGCCAGTATGAGGCCGACGCTTACGCGCGCTGGAAAGGCCAGCGCCTGCCTACCGAGTTCGAGTGGGAAGCGGCTGCGCAGCAACTCGCCTGGGTTTCGCGCTGGGAGTGGACCAACTCGGCTTATATGCCCTATCCCGGCTTTACGACCGCCGAAGGAGCTGTGGGCGAATACAATGGTAAATTCATGAGTGGGCAGATCGTGCTGCGTGGCGCTTCAGTTGCTACGCCAGAAGGCCATTCCCGGCCGACGTACCGCAACTTTTTTCAACCCGACAAACGATGGCAGTACACGGGAATTCGACTGACGAGTCAGTAA